The DNA sequence ATCCACGTGGTCAAAGCTACAAAGTATCTTATACTTGAGTTATTGGTGCTCCAAGGATTTTTAAAAGAGATTTGCACTCTTCGAACAGTGCATCGGTCATCAGGAGCTGGGATTCAtgcaaaaaaaatagaagaagaagaaaaaaaaacaaggttGGACAACATCCACCACACGAAAATCCTTCAAAAGCAAACAATCTCAGTTGGGGTTGAGTACACCTCCTGCCTATCTCTAATCAAGCTGCACGCTTGTACCTAGTGTGGTCTATgctcaaaaatattttatgcttAAAAACTTTCTTTGCTTAACACAAGCAAATATAGGACCCGGGACTAactctttgaatttatttttctacagtTTTCCATAGACTGTCTCTATCACGGTTGACTCAAAGATTCTCAAGGTTTTCTTGATGAGCAAATCAAACTTAAAAGTCGTGGGAAACTAAACGAGATAAAAATAGTAGGCCCAAATAGAACAGGCACAACCCATCAAAGGGCCTCCATTAGGAAGTCAACAGAAAAAGACAAGGAGGTAACAAGATAAAAAGTAAAAGCTGAGGAAGGTAGGAAAGTGAGACATGCAAGGGGGAGTGACATAAAGCTAGGGgtatcttctctcttttctctcttttggtttttttgcaTGATGTAATTCTTTcttctgaatatatatatatatatatatatatatatatatatatcaaacctAATTTCAACAGTACCATTAAGATATTGCTAGCTAGGACCTTAGTAGGAAAAACTTCATGTTCTAAAGTCCATTCGTTTGGAAGAGCAATATCTTTCCAATAAATCATTTTGGAAACTTGGACATTTGCATCAGGAGTAGAACTCTAAATTAACACAGTATTAATTCCTGAAGATTTTGAAATagctttaagatttaaattagTCTTTAAAACTTTTTAGTAAATATGATAAACTATGGCAAGAGGTTTACTTCCTTCTTCCATATCATAATCAAAGGTCAAGATATTCAAAGTTAAAGCTCAAGGGTATGTGTTACAAAATGCAACAGAAAAATGAGTAAGGGTAGGGTTAATAAGTGCTaagttctgttttttttttgtttccacaATGAATAGGATGTTTAGATTTAATTCATCTATGAGTTCCAGGTCTAATATACCGCCTGATATTATTAATGAGGAAGACCTTTCTGTTGAAGAAATTGATTCTGTTGATTTCAATCGTTGGAGTATTCCAAAAATTGATGCCAAATCTATTTACAAAACTAGTTGGGTTCAATCTACCTTCAAGACAGAATTCAATGTTAAAACTGTTGAATAAACCTATGCTGTTTCAAAAACTCATGAAAAATGTTGCTTGTTCAATAGAAAATTGTTTCAAGATTTCTTGGTGAAAGGTTACAAATTTTTGCACATTGGTTCTGTTCAAGTTACTGTTAAACCAGATTTAGATATGGTTGCTCCTATTGCACCTATTTATCATAGCTAGCTTACTGTGATAGATAGAGCTtttgaaattgatttaatttcctTATTCAATGAATACAATTCCATTGAAAATCTTGATAAGATAAAAACTTACCATGCCACTTTTTTCTAATTCTAAACAATTGCgtcttaaaagaaaatggaaagaaaaaaatgtatacAAGTCAAAAGCAtatacttttctttgattttcttgaaaACAAGATGTTACATAGcattatatatgagaaatgctaTTTAACAACTCTAAATAGACAAGCTCCATATAAGCTCTTTGTAAAAAAGTTGGTCTCACTTATAAAGAACAGTTCTTTTTACACTTTTTAAAGATGGGTTCAACTTTTTTACAATGGCTTACATGAAACTTATCATTTGGagcttgtacaaatcatttatatatatatatatatatatatatatatatatatatatatatatatatatgtataggtaCAAGACTGCCAACTTTCAAATACATATTTCCCCAATTAATTCTCAATCCAAATAAGCAGACACCGTATATCGTATGCACTTCTATCGTGTAAAGCATGCAATAAATTGAGATTACTTTACGTTACAATGTTGGCTTATTTGTAAGTGCTAGTTTTGAGATGGGATTGGACAATGTTGGCTTCACACTTAATAATTCTCCATTAGTAAGCGGCCATGATGCTTATTGTTCTGAGAGTTGAGAAATCaattttggatttggatttcTAAGAACAGAGGGAAGAGTGATTTCTTTGGGATAGACTTTCGTGGACGCCACCACAATCTCTTCCACCTTTGCTACACTGTCTTGCCATTCTACGAAGGATTCCTTTAATTGCTGCTTGAAAACCTTATAAATTTCATGTGTTTGGTCAAACAAATCTGTAATGCCTGTTCTTGTTGTAggacttttagaaaatgattttaagaaaaagacgagaattagatttttaaaatcatctaaataattagatttttcaacataatttaaatcccatagtatttttaagtaaaatcatttagataaaataattttctgcaattataatatatttgggagctccaaaaatattataattgtcttactTAAAATCAGGCTTGATCTAATAACACTCGAAGAGTTGGCCAAATAGTTCTTAACACAATTCGTGGCAAGCAGAAGATGCTGCCAAACTATAGCCTACATTCTCACTATTAAggagagaaaaggagagagcttgaaagcctACCTAACCCGATTCAACGAGGAGAAGTTGAACAAGGGGCAAATGAGGTTTATAGTTGGTATGTTGAGAATAGACAAGTTGGGACTACTGGTTTTGCGGCTCAAATGAGGTTTATTATGTGTGGATAGTCCATATATAGATGTTTCAATACGGTTTCTTTCTTAATCGTCCACATTGACTTTGTCAAATGGGTCTAGTGTTTCAATACGATTTTCTTCCGTCATAAGTGAggattttttatcaataaaattaatttaaaaaaaaaattaacctgTTTTGACTTAAatctatttatatcaaattcaaactACTAATTTTATGTTGTATTTGTATTGAATTTATAAACCGTATCACATATTACCGCCATTAATGCAAAACAAAGAAAGGAAGAACAATTTACTGTAAACTGCCGCAATGATGAGTTGTTATAACTTGTTACGTTAGTTTAGCCAACCACCTCAATGATGGCCTTCTGTAGCAATTTCGTCGGGACAGGTTTGCTGTGTTTCACCGAGCACCAGCATGCATATCCATTTATATCACTGTGGCACCTTTTATATGTAGTGAAGGTTCTAACCAATaagattttctataatttttaatttaaataatttttacaatttagagaacaatattttatattcgGGTCTATACGGTCTACATACTGCCTGTCTTCTATCTTTTTCCGAATTATAAaagctatttaattaaaaaaattgtatagaaTTTAGTTCTATCCCATACTAGAAAACACCAATAATCCGTTTGCAGTTAATTTGGtgcatttttctatatattgcGATTGATTAATCATAAGGTACGTTCATTATCCATAAGATCTGACCCTTACGAAGATTTGAATTTCAAGATTGTGTTGTGTTAGGATCTGTTTGGAACTTGGAGttgttcagtctaattttaagtcgagtctaacatctaaatactcaattttcaaatcactaaactcatctcaactcaaaatctcgTTACATGTGGGACCTCTTTATATACAGGAcccataactttttttaacttcctataaatatatgatctaaactcctcttaacatccaaatacatctTAAATGAACCCTATAAAAATCACTTCACTTGTTCACTATCTTAACTCagtactattcataaaaaatttaacttacaTCAATTTAGCTCAGTATTCAAATGGGGACTTGGTGTCAAAATTTGGACAACGTTCTATACGATTTGAATTGCTAATTTGACGATGCGAGTGAGTTTTCCCCAAAATTCCATTATTTTCCTGATATCTTGGAAAATTGAGGATGATCATCATCACTCTAGGAAAGTAGACAAGAAGAAAACCATCCATTAAATTTATCAACCAAAAGCAAaagtgaaataaaaagaaaggaaacttGTTGTGACCAAGTACTCAAATACTTCATGATCTGTACATTCTGTATATTTTGTTGCAGAGGACGTACCAAGTTTTGGAAAAATTATCTCTGGAGCTAATTATATTGCCAACAAATACTGGAATTCAAGGTCACATGGTATTTTCTCAACAATGCTAGAAATCCTACCACAGCTGTGGCCTCTGAAGCAATCCACCATTGATTTCCTCAATGAACCTGAAGTTGGCAACTGTTGGCAAACCCACTCCACAAATGAGTCTGTGTCTACAGCAAAATCAAGCATATTTTGAAGCAGGAGTTCAGGAAATGCTATTCTTTTCGTGCTAGTCACTACTATGGAAGCCTGCAAATAGTCTAACTTGGATTTTTCCAACTCAGATACAACCCCTTCAGCTGTGTATATTCTTACCTGCACATGATATTAATGATGTTTCTTGCTGTGTCAagattaagaaaagaaaaatactatatattatatcttcGTTCCACTCTTATCCTAATGATCTttgaattcattattttaaaaaatgagtttatCTGATGATTGATTAAATTACACATATCAATGCAATGTGATAAGAGCAGGATGAGAGTGTAGTATATAGCATAAGATAGTTAGCATGAGAAATGTAATGAACTATGATAGTTTTAACTTACAGCAGGAGATGAACGAGTTCCACAGCACAGAGCAAATATGACATTTGGATCCATTGATTCAATTCCAAAAAGTTCGCGAACAATGCCTTCCTTATCATCATCCTTTTCACCTTTGCGATAAACCTTGTAGAAATCACCTCTCAAGAGATTGTACAAGTAATATTCATGTTTCTATGACTCGAATAGAAAATGGGTTTGGTTAAATTTACCTCTTTCATGCTTGAAGATGCTGgctttctcaaaataaaatgctCTATTGCATGAGCATTTATTATGTTGCCTCCTATGTTAAGGGTTGCCTGTATTCACAAGATACATAAATTGATCATTAATTTGATGATCCGAAATGGTTCGCTGGCATAGATGCAATTACTTAGAACTCCTTCTCAATGGAATCAATGCAATTTGCTTAAAAAAGTAAGAGAAATTTGTCTTTGAAGAGAGTTCTGAGATGTACGTACCTTGTTCATTATTGCAAGCAATTTTTGTGGAGTAGAAGGCGCCCCATATTGAATAAATCCCTGAAACAGGATTGTAATTACGATGAGTTTTGACAAGTAATATGAATAAGGGCATCCTGATGTGCTCTTAAGCTTACTTGCACATCAGACTACAGCTGCAACTCTGATGCAATTGCAAGATTACGTGCACATCAGGCTAGATAAACCCATTTCAATAAgatgaaaaagagaaggaagaatGGCTTTTTCCATAATACATGCATGATACAAGCATTGTACATGTTGATCCAAAATGCTAATTTCTGTTGGTTTGTCAAGATTCTCAAGTCCACTGTCTGAAGACTGTTCAACAAAATGCTGCATTAATCCACAAAGAAAAAAGGGAGATCAAAATGACATCTTATTTCATGCTTGCAGTTATGCCTGAACTTATACATGATACTCATATTAGGTAGGAATCTGTGTATACAATAGTTACCAATATTTAGAGTTTAGCATATTCCTACCTCAACTTTCTTAGTAAAGGAATAGAACTGGAGCTTGATATCGATTTGGGGTCGAGAGAGTTTGACGTGAAAATAACCAAGTTTTTGTAAGGACCAATGTCCCTGGGGATAGACTCTTCCATGTCGAAGATACCATAGGGGTCTTGTTGCCTTGATTCCTTTTGTAACAGAAGACTAGACTTTAAGCCAGTATCGGCCCTAAAGCTTCTTGAACTAAAAGAAGTGTTCATAGACCTTGAAATGGGGCCTGACTTCTCCAGTTCAATTGCTCTTGATATTCTTAGGAGTCTCGTATATATGAGGTTCAAACATTTCATGATGCTCTCAGATAGCAAGTTGGGTTGCAAGTTGGGTTGCTGGTTTTCCTCTTCTAGTTGAATTTCAGTCGGTAGAGATTTTGGATGGATGTCTGAAAATATTGGTGAATTACGTTCTCTTGGCTGAAACAAATTCATTTGAAATCTAAAATTAGTAACCTCATgttatataaatctcaatatcATGTTGCTAGCTATTTGgttataaatgataaatagaataaaaatagaaacagaaGCTGAAAATGAGTGTAGTTTACATGGTTTAGTCATTGGTATCtaaaattatacaataaaattaGGTAGATCACAAACAAATTGTTAAGtgaatgtaagaaaatgatcACAAGCAAACAAATTATGGCAGTAATGAGCAGAGGTATTATACCTTGGGTGATGGATGTCGAGGATCTCGCAAAGGTGAGGATGGTTTCAGCATCCCACTTTTTCTTGGAACCACCTTGTCCTGAAATTTAGCAGCTTCTTGGTAAGGATTTTCTTTCTGATCATCGAATCTGTTTCCCAATTTCTCAGATACAGTGAAATCATTAAGACCGTAATCGCCTTTTATAGCTTTACTTATGAAATGCAGTGCTTTTGTTTCATAGGCCATGATTTCATTGCCACCTTTGTATATGGAGTTTGGCTTTGTTGTGAGTGAGGGATGATGACGAGGATGGCTCAGACTTCCACGTTGCCATTGTACTTTAGATTGCGAATCTTTGATGATCTCTTGTTCATGTTCCAAACTGCTTTGAAGTTGGCTTATCTGGCCTTCTAGTCGAGCTATCTCATCCTCAACCATTGCTAACTCTGCTAAGAGCTCTTTCATCTACATGGTAAACATGATAGATAATTATTAGCACATCTTAAAAAGGAAGTTTAATGAATTAACTTTATTTAAAGCATTTTTGGAACCTTAATATAAGATAGCATATAGTTTATATTCTCTAACTTGAAGCATTCGTTTGCCTTCCTAATGAAAACTGTAAGAACAATATATTCTATATCCTGtaaaatgtaatatattatgAAGTATGTGGAATAATATTgagagaatagagagagagagaagaaaagatttCAATGGTGTACAAAATCCTAGAAGCTACATGATCTTTATAATATGAAGTTTAAACATTTGGTAAGAAAACTGTACGTAATAACTACAAAATCTCTTGGACTTGatattaaacaaaacaaaaatctcGCAAAACTGTATACAGAGATCTGGACGAGTACTCTCAGTAGATGCCATATATCAATGTTATCTCAATGTTCAAACTAAGGTCTTCTGAAGTCATGTCTCCTACAAGGAGCTTCAAGAATCATGCGTTCTTAATGAAATGTAGCAAGTTTTTGCATGTTTGAATGAGTGGCAGTTTACCTTTGGAGGCAGGAAGTTAGGGATGCTGATAGCAGAACCATTATGTTGATTATGCGCATGATCCAAAATCTCGTGCATCTTTTCTTCTTGATTCAGCATTTTTTGAAGCATAGAGACCTGCATTCATTTAAATGGGAATAGCGTAAAATAGCTTTCTCCAACAACATGTATGCAATTCTGGATCAGATCGAAAAAAAACTCTCGATTATATCCAATATATCATCTATGTTAACATGTCCCTTGCCATATGATGATATTACCTAACTGCTTTTGAGCATTCTACCAAAAGAACTTCTCCTTAAGTACAGTCAATTTAAGATTCATTAAAGAATGAAAAATCAACATCTCAAGAGTGATCTCTTACAATAGCAATTGCATAGGAATCATCAATATTGGACTGCTTAATTAATACCAGATGAACATAAATTAACCAGATAGGGGGGAGGAGTAGTACTGATCGTCACCTATGGTTGTCTACATTTCTGGGTTGGCAATATTATTCGTTCGATATTCTTTAAGATGCTTGGTTTCTGAATCAGACCAAGAGTTATATATGCATTGAAGGGAAATAAATGGTTTTCCGATCCCATATATACCTCTCTTTCAAGTTGTTTTCTCTCTTGCTGCCCACCAGGTTTCTTATTTTTCTGTAAATTCTAGACGTTAGGAATTaataaaaggaagaaaacaTAAAGACAGAAAGACAAAAGTAGCAAGAAATATCGATAGAAAGAAGTACACAGTGCAGGCTGCAGCAGCCGCGCGAAAATCGGAAATATTATACGGACGATACTTACAATCTCCAACGGCGTCTGAACCGAAAACATGACACTTTGGCTCGCCATGAACGAAACTTCACGTACAACAGTACTCCTCCAACTTCGGCAAGCCAGCCCCGGCTAGCGTCTCAAAGAAACACTAAAAATAGCATGGGATATTGGTCAGGGTTTGGTTATTCAATCCATGGTGTTGGTGGGGATCACCAGAATGAATGAAAGCTAGCGTGGAGGCAAAGGAAGAAATCAATATCGAGACTActggttgttgttgttgttgttgacgTTTGAATCGATCTGGGAAAAGACTTTTTGAGCTTCAATCTTGAGAAGATGAGATGGAGCTTTCAAGGTGATGAGGTTAGTTCCAGATGGATCGAAGAGGTGGCTTCCTCAACCGTCTGGTTTGTGGGGACATGGTGCGGAGAAAAGAGTGGAAGTGGGCTTGGTTTTAGCGTAGCTTGCAATTGTAGTTTGATAGACTTAGCGGTTATACCTTCTGTTGGGGAGTCTTCTAAGGTTAAAAGtagagatttatttatttattaggaacaaatcatgaGTAATTATAGGGTATCATTGATGAAGGAATCTATCTTTTTTTACAAGGATTTGTATATTCATTATTGATCACCATTGTTTACTTCAatctatattaaaattgaagagGCAagataatcaatatatatttctttgaaTTAATGCATTTAATGTTTTTTGGAGTTTGGCTTACTTACAtcctgttaaaatattattgaatatatatatatatatactgttaaaaaatgaattgacgggtttttattttatttttataagagggGTGGGGGATTTTAACCCATATTCTCTATTTTGGAGAACCAGACTATATGTCATCAGGTCATCAGACTCTCAACGAATGGGCAAGATTGTTTTAAGTGAAAGAATAAGTAAATCTTTTCATTAATCGTATAATCTTGTCTATTCATTTTTACAACAGAATCTATCTAGTAAAATTTTGACAGAATGTAAGTCAAAATCGTTTATGttaattaatgttttatatTCTCTTTAAGTGCTAAGGGCTTGTTTGGTGTctatattagaaatttgaacAAAACATGATAGcaaaatgtgaaaatataatacaTCCTATCAACTTTGTTTGTTCAAATATGCTTGGAAAACCATAAGCAGTGGTGAAAGTTTTGTATTTTAGGAGGCCAAATTtatacatattaataattataagacataaatattataaatgcaATTTCATTTCATATCCCTTCTATGTATATTGAACCAATTTGGAAATTTTATCAGATTTACAATTGGTCATCTTAAAATTCTCAATatgaataaagtaaaaaaatcgtcaTATTTCTTATTCATGATTATTTTTTCcacagaaaaaaagaaactgaaGGAAGAAATATAGAGATAGGTATAAttataacaaatattaatagtttagaaaatacacATTTTAAATATCTGTACATATGTATgaatattcatattttaaaagccaaaattctgggaaaaattaagaatatcttcaaatttttaaaacttttggaTTCTTACCTTTTATTTATTAAggatatgcatgcatgatacttttctagattttggaggcaaaataataataaattttaaaagaatcaataaattCTTTTCATACTTTTATGGAGACATGAAGTTAAAAAggagttttcatatttttcaaggattttgagtattattttaaatttataaagaatcaaaattatttttctcaattttagtTAGAAATAAATAGACTACACGAGAATTATCTTTAGAGAGGACATAATGTCGGAGGAGGCCCAAGTGGATCTAGGTCGTTAGCCAGGCCCATGATTCATCAAACTATACAAGCTCTAATCGGTTTTGGGGAGGCATGGCCGTTTCCAATACCGGTGAGATAACTATCTAGAAGTAACATTGGATAAAAACAGTTACCATTTGAATTAAGTATGAGATGAATCCATCATATCTaggtttgaatttcaaatagagGATAAGTTCGTTATCACATAATAATAGAACATTTCATGGACTCCCTATATAAGGGAAGAACCCAAGTACGTAAAAGGCATTTGATTTATTGGTATTCATATGAGTTTATTCGATCACTGACTTAGCTGGCATCAGAGGCATTTTCTCAAACCCCCCAAGCCGTCTTATTCTCTTATTACAAGTGGTTGGTTGTGTATCGGTGGTAGTGAAACACATCCAAAacaatcttattttatattttaaatgaatctTCTAACCCATCCATTACCATGAAGTATCATAACATTGGATCCTTCTATCAAAAGATAGAAAATCTGATTATATTATACATGTGGGCCATATTGCTATCTATATAAAAAGTAATGCTAAATAGAGTTTTAAGATGTGAAAGTCAAGTTTCGTgcattctctttgaaaaaaaatgtagtttattattaaaaaattaattttttcatgtggccgattccatatttattcattttcttcaaatggaATAGTGAGACTTGtacattctaaaattaaaaatatcatttttttcctaaataaaagatatatttaGCCCTATAATCTACAATTAGTCTTCCCACGTATCCATGATTGCTGGATCAAACAAACTAGTTCACCTTCTGTTGAGGAGTCTTGCAAGCTGGTTAAAGTACAGACTTATTTATTAGGATTAAGGAACAAGTAATAAGTAACAAGGTATCAATGCTAAAGAATCCCTTTTATTAGCATTTGTACATCCACCGTTACTTGCTCGAAATCTTTATCCTGTGTGGCTATTCAATCATAATAAACCAATTGATAGTACTGAATAGGCACAAATACTAATGtatttaatatttctttaaattaatattatattatttctttcattactttattcgATGAAGATTTTGTGTTAATGCGGCGTGCTTTTAAATGTGCATGTATGTAGAGAAAATCTAAAATTATGGCCTTTACCTACATTAggtcccttttttttcttttttctttttttaaatatttgtgagTGTCCGGGTCAGTTTGTGCATATCTCGACTAATCCCGTGAGACCCTGAAGTTAACAACCAGATAATTCTCTAGTGGCTCTAAAGGAACTCGAACTAGTGGCTATTGGGAAGCAAATCTAAGACTTGATCAACTGAGCTACCCCTCAGGGTTTACATTAGGTCTTTTTACACAATCCAATGTTCTATTAGATCCTTCAAAACTAGATCTTTATATCttcattttttccaaaatttactaTTCATATTTGGGGAAAACTCCAAATACACCCTCGATCTAGCTCTTCAAAATATAATTTGGATTTGGGGATGCTACAGCTAGTGGATCCCCGTATTTGGTGAGCTACTATGCATCCCCTTTTCTCATTTCGGTTTCTTCACTGCTATGTAGCTTTTCTCTCTTACGCCTTATTTGCTATCGAGTCTCATTCGCATCTCGATTTGGCAACCCCTCCGATCGTTTTCTCCGATAAGTTTCTCCACCTTCAACACGCACacatccacacacacacacacaaactctctctctctctctctctctctctctctctctctctctctctctctctctctcataagaATGCTCTAGATCTCTCTCCTTCACGTGCCCATCTGAGAGCCATGTCGATCCCATTATACATTGCTACTATTGGGCTTTTTTACCATTCGAGTCTATAGCAATGATATTGGGTCTCTACTTTGTACAactttgatttgtaaaaatttggtCACCGTTGGGTCTCTAATTCGATTATTTTATCTTTGGTTTGTAGAGCTTCTATGCTCCTGTTTTGGGGTTTTGACAGATTTCCATTATACAGATTCTATGATTTGTACTTTATATAATGTGTTGATCTCagttgttggttggttgtgaTTTCTAAGATTTGTGATTTGTGATTTGTGGCTTGTGCTTTGTGATTTCTGTGATTTTTGAGATTTCTGCTTTGTGACAGGTTGTTGTAAACTTATCATTGGGTTTCAAATATCATTGATTTGTGCTTTGGTGATTTCTGGCAGTCACTTTATTGTCAATTGGTTTGTTATTGAGTTAGTGCATTCTCATTTGCACCTTAAGGGATTGATATGCATAGGCTATCATTGGGGTTGTCTGTGTAATGTGATGAGGCTTTGATAATGGTAGAATTGCAAGTTTAGAGTGTAATATCAGAATTATTATGCTCATTGATTAGTATGGCAAGGTAACTCGAATGGCCATTtttattgtgaaatttttacAAAGGCAATCGGGATTTGCAACCATTAAATTTTGTGTTCTTTCCTATACTTGATATTGGACCATTCTAAGCCCCAAATTTATTGACTTACAACCTATTTTGGACTCTATTTTGTGCTTTGTTGGCTAAATTAG is a window from the Carya illinoinensis cultivar Pawnee chromosome 14, C.illinoinensisPawnee_v1, whole genome shotgun sequence genome containing:
- the LOC122293418 gene encoding uncharacterized protein LOC122293418 isoform X2, with translation MASQSVMFSVQTPLEIVSMLQKMLNQEEKMHEILDHAHNQHNGSAISIPNFLPPKMKELLAELAMVEDEIARLEGQISQLQSSLEHEQEIIKDSQSKVQWQRGSLSHPRHHPSLTTKPNSIYKGGNEIMAYETKALHFISKAIKGDYGLNDFTVSEKLGNRFDDQKENPYQEAAKFQDKVVPRKSGMLKPSSPLRDPRHPSPKPRERNSPIFSDIHPKSLPTEIQLEEENQQPNLQPNLLSESIMKCLNLIYTRLLRISRAIELEKSGPISRSMNTSFSSRSFRADTGLKSSLLLQKESRQQDPYGIFDMEESIPRDIGPYKNLVIFTSNSLDPKSISSSSSIPLLRKLSILLNSLQTVDLRILTNQQKLAFWINMYNACIMHGFIQYGAPSTPQKLLAIMNKATLNIGGNIINAHAIEHFILRKPASSSMKEVYRKGEKDDDKEGIVRELFGIESMDPNVIFALCCGTRSSPAVRIYTAEGVVSELEKSKLDYLQASIVVTSTKRIAFPELLLQNMLDFAVDTDSFVEWVCQQLPTSGSLRKSMVDCFRGHSCGRISSIVEKIPCDLEFQYLLAI
- the LOC122293418 gene encoding uncharacterized protein LOC122293418 isoform X3, coding for MASQSVMFSVQTPLEIKNKKPGGQQERKQLEREVSMLQKMLNQEEKMHEILDHAHNQHNGSAISIPNFLPPKMKELLAELAMVEDEIARLEGQISQLQSSLEHEQEIIKDSQSKVQWQRGSLSHPRHHPSLTTKPNSIYKGGNEIMAYETKALHFISKAIKGDYGLNDFTVSEKLGNRFDDQKENPYQEAAKFQDKVVPRKSGMLKPSSPLRDPRHPSPKPRERNSPIFSDIHPKSLPTEIQLEEENQQPNLQPNLLSESIMKCLNLIYTRLLRISRAIELEKSGPISRSMNTSFSSRSFRADTGLKSSLLLQKESRQQDPYGIFDMEESIPRDIGPYKNLVIFTSNSLDPKSISSSSSIPLLRKLSILLNSLQTVDLRILTNQQKLAFWINMYNACIMHGFIQYGAPSTPQKLLAIMNKATLNIGGNIINAHAIEHFILRKPASSSMKEVYRKGEKDDDKEGIVRELFGIESMDPNVIFALCCGTRSSPALPTSGSLRKSMVDCFRGHSCGRISSIVEKIPCDLEFQYLLAI
- the LOC122293418 gene encoding uncharacterized protein LOC122293418 isoform X1, with amino-acid sequence MASQSVMFSVQTPLEIKNKKPGGQQERKQLEREVSMLQKMLNQEEKMHEILDHAHNQHNGSAISIPNFLPPKMKELLAELAMVEDEIARLEGQISQLQSSLEHEQEIIKDSQSKVQWQRGSLSHPRHHPSLTTKPNSIYKGGNEIMAYETKALHFISKAIKGDYGLNDFTVSEKLGNRFDDQKENPYQEAAKFQDKVVPRKSGMLKPSSPLRDPRHPSPKPRERNSPIFSDIHPKSLPTEIQLEEENQQPNLQPNLLSESIMKCLNLIYTRLLRISRAIELEKSGPISRSMNTSFSSRSFRADTGLKSSLLLQKESRQQDPYGIFDMEESIPRDIGPYKNLVIFTSNSLDPKSISSSSSIPLLRKLSILLNSLQTVDLRILTNQQKLAFWINMYNACIMHGFIQYGAPSTPQKLLAIMNKATLNIGGNIINAHAIEHFILRKPASSSMKEVYRKGEKDDDKEGIVRELFGIESMDPNVIFALCCGTRSSPAVRIYTAEGVVSELEKSKLDYLQASIVVTSTKRIAFPELLLQNMLDFAVDTDSFVEWVCQQLPTSGSLRKSMVDCFRGHSCGRISSIVEKIPCDLEFQYLLAI